One part of the Drosophila teissieri strain GT53w chromosome 3R, Prin_Dtei_1.1, whole genome shotgun sequence genome encodes these proteins:
- the LOC122621079 gene encoding putative epidermal cell surface receptor isoform X1 — protein sequence MQTCRRRKASGDPSTLMWSRMCLATLCGLLLLGIQIDRAASAPAGEDAATTTMPALDTTTDAPDAAAATTQATIAVEQSSSITTEAADSSTTSTTTTTEAVNKSNASETEFTTVVPVPSSLPEDTSMRSTSIEPITSTEPTTTPRLETEGPDQHMVFSNTEPDQSHIQHIPLRDEHAESIGADDATTEMQRQREQDQQQNELNQISNEQDDVAKDLNNFRHPATLITASNSNSEENVEIESDKQVETTTAAATSTAATATGTPTTGTPATSTSTVPSEREEDPYHVHILSENHDRLAEHEDYQMLSTSTEESSTTTSTTTTADSGIVAGIVVSQENKATAEPSTATEATYTSTTTTTAATATAATSTTSRARAMHMNDPESEAATTIMPDSESVPVINIVEGQHMLQQEKEKEQEEPKKEEVTQASESSSTTELSTTTTEPSPFVAFAGEGRSAGGGNDIELFLHHNASTHEQLMDLSDVSMDVDQNEGSSTTQSSTTSSTTPTAQPETEMPKIVEITASGDTMQRECLANNKSYKHGELMERDCDERCTCNRGDWMCEPRCKGLSYPRGSQRSMANPNCLEKMVAEDECCRVMECIEPLLEPTVVATEGAATSTNGTGEAAVTLPTTDDEATPKPRTDCHYMGAIYKFRERLEIGCEQICHCAEEGVMDCRPRCPERNHTRLDKCVYVKDPKDVCCQLELCDVTLDDHEQQPTPQQNTNNEDPEEIDPFRFQEQARDAGGAKPSCTFKGTEYDVGQQFRDGCDQLCICNEQGIHCAKLECPSNFGLDVQDPHCIRWEPVPADFKPSPPNCCPESMRCVDNGTCSYQGVQIENWSPVPANLTGCDQHCYCENGRVECRAACPPVPALPPADLPCHPALARLLPIPDDECCKHWMCAPQIPKIGGAGQDEEKEATSTHASIPPNGASNLQPDIEVHTLEAIDPRSIRIVFTVPQVYVNLHGRVELRYSNGPSNDTSTWEQQIFAPPEDLIATSQMEFDLPSLEPNSLYKVKITLILRDLNSQPTSSIYTVKTPPERTITPPPPFPDYRPDFQDIFKNVEDPELTVSETNASWLQLTWKKLGDDQMEYVDGVQLRYKELTGMIYSSTPLIHRTLTSYTIQNLQPDTGYEIGLYYIPLAGHGAELRAGHMIKVRTAQKVDVYGFDVTVNVTKVKTQSVEISWNGVPYPEDKFVHIYRAIYQSDAGKEDSSVFKVAKRDSTTGTLIMDLKPGTKYRLWLEMYLTNGNTKKSNVVNFITKPGGPSTPGKTGKLLTAGTDQPVGDYYGPLVVVSVIAALAIMSTLALLLIITRRRVHQTASITPPRKSDAAYDNPSYKVEIQQETMNL from the exons AGTTCACGACAGTTGTGCCAGTGCCAAGTAGCCTGCCAGAAGACACCAGCATGCGATCGACGAGCATTGAACCCATCACCTCCACGGAGCCCACAACAACGCCCCGCCTGGAGACCGAGGGACCCGATCAGCATATGGTCTTCTCCAACACGGAACCAGATCAGAGCCACATTCAGCACATTCCGCTGCGGGATGAGCACGCCGAGAGCATTGGCGCCGACGATGCCACCACCGAGATGCAACGGCAGCGCgagcaggatcagcagcagAATGAGCTCAATCAGATCTCCAACGAGCAGGACGATGTGGCCAAGGATCTCAACAATTTCCGACATCCGGCCACGCTCATAAcagccagcaacagcaacagcgaggAGAACGTTGAAATCGAAAGTGACAAACAAGTTGAGACAAcgacggcggcagcaacatccacagcggcaacagcaacaggtaCACCAACAACAGGTACGCCAGCCACATCTACATCCACAGTCCCGAGCGAGCGCGAAGAAGATCCCTATCATGTGCATATACTGTCCGAGAATCATGATCGCCTGGCCGAACACGAAGATTATCAAATGCTCTCGACCAGCACCGAGGAATCGTCCACTACCACTTCGACTACCACCACCGCCGATTCGGGAATTGTGGCTGGTATTGTTGTCAGTCAGGAGAACAAGGCAACCGCTGAGCCATCAACTGCAACCGAGGCAACATACACatccacaaccacaacaactgcagcgacagcgacagcggcaaCTTCAACCACATCGCGAGCACGCGCCATGCATATGAATGATCCAGAAAGTGAAGCGGCCACCACAATAATGCCGGACAGCGAGTCGGTGCCAGTGATTAACATTGTTGAAGGACAACACAtgctgcagcaggagaaggagaaggagcaggaggagccgaagaaggaggaggtgACCCAGGCGTCGGAAAGCAGCTCCACCACCGAACTCtcgaccaccaccaccgagcCATCGCCATTCGTTGCCTTTGCTGGCGAGGGACGATCGGCTGGTGGCGGCAACGATATCGAACTGTTCCTGCACCACAATGCCTCTACCCACGAGCAGCTCATGGATCTCAGTGATGTCAGCATGGACGTAGATCAGAACGAGGGCAGCAGCACAACACAAAGCAGCACTACCAGCtccaccacgcccactgctcagccggaaacggaaatgccGAAAATAGTGGAAATCACCGCCAGCGGGGATACCATGCAGCGGGAATGcctggccaacaacaaaagttATAAG CACGGAGAGTTGATGGAGCGAGATTGCGACGAACGGTGCACCTGCAACCGCGGTGACTGGATGTGCGAGCCGAGGTGCAAGGGACTGAGTTATCCACGCGGTAGCCAACGCAGCATGGCCAATCCCAACTGCCTGGAGAAGATGGTGGCGGAGGATGAATGCTGTCGGGTGATGGAATGCATTGAGCCGTTGCTGGAGCCCACGGTGGTGGCCACAGAGGGTGCGGCAACTTCCACCAATGGAACAGGAGAAGCTGCTGTGACCCTGCCCACGACCGATGATGAAG CCACGCCCAAGCCTCGAACCGATTGCCACTACATGGGCGCTATCTACAAGTTCCGGGAGCGTTTGGAGATCGGGTGCGAGCAGATCTGTCACTGTGCAGAAGAAGGTGTCATGGATTGCAGGCCACGCTGCCCGGAACGGAATCACACGCGTTTGGACAAGTGTGTGTACGTAAAGGACCCGAAGGACGTGTGCTGCCAACTGGAGCTCTGCGATGTCACCCTGGACGATCACGAACAGCAGCCAACGCCGCAGCAGAACACCAACAACGAAGATCCAGAGGAGATCGACCCTTTCCGCTTCCAGGAGCAGGCTCGCGACGCCGGAGGCGCCAAGCCCTCCTGCACATTCAAGGGTACAGAATACGATGTGGGCCAGCAGTTCCGCGATGGCTGCGATCAGTTGTGCATTTGCAATGAGCAGGGCATTCACTGTGCCAAGCTGGAATGCCCCTCGAACTTTGGCCTGGATGTCCAGGATCCGCACTGCATCCGCTGGGAACCGGTTCCGGCGGACTTTAAGCCCTCGCCGCCGAATTGCTGTCCGGAGAGCATGCGTTGCGTCGACAATGGCACATGTAGTTACCAAGGCGTCCAGATCGAGAACTGGTCCCCTGTCCCAGCCAACCTGACGG GTTGCGATCAGCATTGCTATTGTGAGAATGGACGAGTAGAGTGCAGGGCAGCTTGTCCTCCGGTTCCAGCTCTTCCTCCGGCAGATTTGCCCTGTCATCCAGCTTTGGCCCGCCTGTTGCCCATTCCCGATGACGAGTGCTGCAAGCACTGGATGTGTGCCCCCCAAATCCCTAAAATTGGAGGTGCGGGTCAGGACGAAGAGAAGGAAGCTACTTCAACCCATGCCTCTATTCCAccaaatg GAGCCAGCAACCTGCAACCTGATATCGAAGTTCACACCTTGGAAGCCATCGATCCTCGTTCCATTCGCATTGTTTTCACCGTTCCCCAGGTCTATGTGAACCTCCATGGACGCGTGGAGCTGCGCTACTCGAATGGACCCAGTAACGACACATCCACATGGGAACAGCAGATCTTTGCTCCGCCCGAGGACCTCATTGCCACATCCCAGATGGAGTTCGATCTACCCAGTCTTGAACCAAACTCACTGTACAAAGTGAAGATCACTTTAATTCTTCGTGATCTGAACTCGCAGCCCACGAGCAGTATCTACACCGTAAAGACACCGCCTGAAAGGACCATCACTCCCCCACCTCCGTTCCCCGATTACAGGCCAGACTTCCAGGACATCTTTAAGAACGTAGAGGACCCAGAGCTGACGGTCAGCGAAACAAACGCCAGCTGGTTGCAGTTGACATGGAAGAAACTGGGCGACGACCAAATGGAATACGTTGATGGAGTTCAACTGCGCTACAAGGAACTGACGGGCATGATCTACTCCTCAACGCCTCTGATCCATCGCACATTGACCAGCTACACCATCCAGAACCTTCAGCCGGATACGGGCTACGAGATCGGGCTTTACTACATTCCATTGGCAGGACACGGAGCTGAATTGCGTGCGGGACACATGATTAAGGTGCGAACTGCCCAGAAGGTGGACGTGTATGGCTTTGATGTGACCGTAAACGTGACCAAGGTGAAGACCCAAAGTGTCGAGATCTCATGGAATGGAGTGCCCTATCCGGAGGACAAATTCGTGCACATTTATCGTGCCATCTACCAGAGCGACGCTGGTAAGGAGGACTCCAGCGTCTTCAAGGTGGCGAAGCGAGACAGCACCACTGGTACCCTGATCATGGATCTCAAACCAGGCACCAAGTACCGCCTCTGGCTGGAAATGTACCTCACCAACGGCAACACCAAGAAGAGCAATGTTGTCAACTTCATTACGAAGCCAGGTGGTCCGTCCACTCCCGGAAAGACTG GAAAACTCCTAACCGCGGGAACGGACCAGCCCGTGGGCGACTACTACGGCCCGCTTGTGGTGGTTTCTGTGATCGCTGCCTTGGCGATTATGTCTACTTTGGCCCTGCTACTGATCATCACCAGGAGACGAGTTCATCAAACGGCATCCATCACGCCACCACGAAAAAGCGACGCTGCCTATGATAATCCCTCATACAAAGTGGAGATCCAACAGGAGACTATGA ATCTGTAA
- the LOC122621079 gene encoding putative epidermal cell surface receptor isoform X3 has product MQTCRRRKASGDPSTLMWSRMCLATLCGLLLLGIQIDRAASAPAGEDAATTTMPALDTTTDAPDAAAATTQATIAVEQSSSITTEAADSSTTSTTTTTEAVNKSNASETEFTTVVPVPSSLPEDTSMRSTSIEPITSTEPTTTPRLETEGPDQHMVFSNTEPDQSHIQHIPLRDEHAESIGADDATTEMQRQREQDQQQNELNQISNEQDDVAKDLNNFRHPATLITASNSNSEENVEIESDKQVETTTAAATSTAATATGTPTTGTPATSTSTVPSEREEDPYHVHILSENHDRLAEHEDYQMLSTSTEESSTTTSTTTTADSGIVAGIVVSQENKATAEPSTATEATYTSTTTTTAATATAATSTTSRARAMHMNDPESEAATTIMPDSESVPVINIVEGQHMLQQEKEKEQEEPKKEEVTQASESSSTTELSTTTTEPSPFVAFAGEGRSAGGGNDIELFLHHNASTHEQLMDLSDVSMDVDQNEGSSTTQSSTTSSTTPTAQPETEMPKIVEITASGDTMQRECLANNKSYKHGELMERDCDERCTCNRGDWMCEPRCKGLSYPRGSQRSMANPNCLEKMVAEDECCRVMECIEPLLEPTVVATEGAATSTNGTGEAAVTLPTTDDEATPKPRTDCHYMGAIYKFRERLEIGCEQICHCAEEGVMDCRPRCPERNHTRLDKCVYVKDPKDVCCQLELCDVTLDDHEQQPTPQQNTNNEDPEEIDPFRFQEQARDAGGAKPSCTFKGTEYDVGQQFRDGCDQLCICNEQGIHCAKLECPSNFGLDVQDPHCIRWEPVPADFKPSPPNCCPESMRCVDNGTCSYQGVQIENWSPVPANLTGCDQHCYCENGRVECRAACPPVPALPPADLPCHPALARLLPIPDDECCKHWMCAPQIPKIGGAGQDEEKEATSTHASIPPNETTTTTATANISTSIPSKVPQIKKDEEKKPSANGAFYPTLDGKPPKSIGGLGIFEKPEKPEKGHKKVQHQQQQHLQQEQQQHQNDVIFDGDRTEEQEDPLPPNGGFVPFQFGHQHAHQPHLGPYGFYNPVKPVYEDYNQYEPYDINPNGTPQGKPPPVPTSQSDLFNILGAEQPGHRDHPGHAGPPIHPGQTQKDNHNLGPQVRIEQILQHLQQTVPGGPPPPPHQQHQSLTPQQQQPAPQQHPGHYVPIVHSGVPPPPPGHGIAIVDGQTVTYDSYPVIPGLGVPQLHPQPQQTTPQQHLQQTISPSSSTTSGLSTQASEHSLHQNKDKLVKQQQSGASNLQPDIEVHTLEAIDPRSIRIVFTVPQVYVNLHGRVELRYSNGPSNDTSTWEQQIFAPPEDLIATSQMEFDLPSLEPNSLYKVKITLILRDLNSQPTSSIYTVKTPPERTITPPPPFPDYRPDFQDIFKNVEDPELTVSETNASWLQLTWKKLGDDQMEYVDGVQLRYKELTGMIYSSTPLIHRTLTSYTIQNLQPDTGYEIGLYYIPLAGHGAELRAGHMIKVRTAQKVDVYGFDVTVNVTKVKTQSVEISWNGVPYPEDKFVHIYRAIYQSDAGKEDSSVFKVAKRDSTTGTLIMDLKPGTKYRLWLEMYLTNGNTKKSNVVNFITKPGGPSTPGKTGKLLTAGTDQPVGDYYGPLVVVSVIAALAIMSTLALLLIITRRRVHQTASITPPRKSDAAYDNPSYKVEIQQETMNL; this is encoded by the exons AGTTCACGACAGTTGTGCCAGTGCCAAGTAGCCTGCCAGAAGACACCAGCATGCGATCGACGAGCATTGAACCCATCACCTCCACGGAGCCCACAACAACGCCCCGCCTGGAGACCGAGGGACCCGATCAGCATATGGTCTTCTCCAACACGGAACCAGATCAGAGCCACATTCAGCACATTCCGCTGCGGGATGAGCACGCCGAGAGCATTGGCGCCGACGATGCCACCACCGAGATGCAACGGCAGCGCgagcaggatcagcagcagAATGAGCTCAATCAGATCTCCAACGAGCAGGACGATGTGGCCAAGGATCTCAACAATTTCCGACATCCGGCCACGCTCATAAcagccagcaacagcaacagcgaggAGAACGTTGAAATCGAAAGTGACAAACAAGTTGAGACAAcgacggcggcagcaacatccacagcggcaacagcaacaggtaCACCAACAACAGGTACGCCAGCCACATCTACATCCACAGTCCCGAGCGAGCGCGAAGAAGATCCCTATCATGTGCATATACTGTCCGAGAATCATGATCGCCTGGCCGAACACGAAGATTATCAAATGCTCTCGACCAGCACCGAGGAATCGTCCACTACCACTTCGACTACCACCACCGCCGATTCGGGAATTGTGGCTGGTATTGTTGTCAGTCAGGAGAACAAGGCAACCGCTGAGCCATCAACTGCAACCGAGGCAACATACACatccacaaccacaacaactgcagcgacagcgacagcggcaaCTTCAACCACATCGCGAGCACGCGCCATGCATATGAATGATCCAGAAAGTGAAGCGGCCACCACAATAATGCCGGACAGCGAGTCGGTGCCAGTGATTAACATTGTTGAAGGACAACACAtgctgcagcaggagaaggagaaggagcaggaggagccgaagaaggaggaggtgACCCAGGCGTCGGAAAGCAGCTCCACCACCGAACTCtcgaccaccaccaccgagcCATCGCCATTCGTTGCCTTTGCTGGCGAGGGACGATCGGCTGGTGGCGGCAACGATATCGAACTGTTCCTGCACCACAATGCCTCTACCCACGAGCAGCTCATGGATCTCAGTGATGTCAGCATGGACGTAGATCAGAACGAGGGCAGCAGCACAACACAAAGCAGCACTACCAGCtccaccacgcccactgctcagccggaaacggaaatgccGAAAATAGTGGAAATCACCGCCAGCGGGGATACCATGCAGCGGGAATGcctggccaacaacaaaagttATAAG CACGGAGAGTTGATGGAGCGAGATTGCGACGAACGGTGCACCTGCAACCGCGGTGACTGGATGTGCGAGCCGAGGTGCAAGGGACTGAGTTATCCACGCGGTAGCCAACGCAGCATGGCCAATCCCAACTGCCTGGAGAAGATGGTGGCGGAGGATGAATGCTGTCGGGTGATGGAATGCATTGAGCCGTTGCTGGAGCCCACGGTGGTGGCCACAGAGGGTGCGGCAACTTCCACCAATGGAACAGGAGAAGCTGCTGTGACCCTGCCCACGACCGATGATGAAG CCACGCCCAAGCCTCGAACCGATTGCCACTACATGGGCGCTATCTACAAGTTCCGGGAGCGTTTGGAGATCGGGTGCGAGCAGATCTGTCACTGTGCAGAAGAAGGTGTCATGGATTGCAGGCCACGCTGCCCGGAACGGAATCACACGCGTTTGGACAAGTGTGTGTACGTAAAGGACCCGAAGGACGTGTGCTGCCAACTGGAGCTCTGCGATGTCACCCTGGACGATCACGAACAGCAGCCAACGCCGCAGCAGAACACCAACAACGAAGATCCAGAGGAGATCGACCCTTTCCGCTTCCAGGAGCAGGCTCGCGACGCCGGAGGCGCCAAGCCCTCCTGCACATTCAAGGGTACAGAATACGATGTGGGCCAGCAGTTCCGCGATGGCTGCGATCAGTTGTGCATTTGCAATGAGCAGGGCATTCACTGTGCCAAGCTGGAATGCCCCTCGAACTTTGGCCTGGATGTCCAGGATCCGCACTGCATCCGCTGGGAACCGGTTCCGGCGGACTTTAAGCCCTCGCCGCCGAATTGCTGTCCGGAGAGCATGCGTTGCGTCGACAATGGCACATGTAGTTACCAAGGCGTCCAGATCGAGAACTGGTCCCCTGTCCCAGCCAACCTGACGG GTTGCGATCAGCATTGCTATTGTGAGAATGGACGAGTAGAGTGCAGGGCAGCTTGTCCTCCGGTTCCAGCTCTTCCTCCGGCAGATTTGCCCTGTCATCCAGCTTTGGCCCGCCTGTTGCCCATTCCCGATGACGAGTGCTGCAAGCACTGGATGTGTGCCCCCCAAATCCCTAAAATTGGAGGTGCGGGTCAGGACGAAGAGAAGGAAGCTACTTCAACCCATGCCTCTATTCCAccaaatg AAACCACAACAACGACAGCGACAGCAAATATATCGACCAGTATACCTAGCAAAGTACCCCAAATCAAGAAGGACGAGGAGAAGAAGCCATCAGCAAATGGCGCCTTCTATCCCACATTGGATGGCAAACCACCCAAGTCGATTGGGGGTCTTGGTATCTTCGAAAAGCCGGAGAAACCGGAGAAGGGCCACAAGAAAgtgcagcatcaacagcagcagcatctgcagcaggaacagcagcaacaccagaaTGATGTTATTTTCGACGGTGATCGCACAGAGGAGCAGGAAGACCCTTTGCCACCGAACGGCGGATTTGTGCCCTTCCAATTCGGCCACCAGCATGCTCATCAGCCACATCTTGGACCGTATGGCTTCTACAATCCTGTGAAGCCTGTTTACGAGGACTATAATCAATATGAACCGTACGACATCAATCCCAATGGCACACCCCAGGGCAAACCGCCTCCAGTGCCCACTAGTCAGTCCGATTTGTTCAATATATTAGGTGCAGAGCAACCAGGACACCGGGATCATCCTGGCCATGCTGGACCACCAATTCATCCTGGGCAAACACAAAAGGACAATCACAACCTGGGACCACAAGTTCGCATCGAACAGATACTGCAGCACCTGCAGCAAACTGTTCCAGGTggaccaccaccgccgccccaTCAGCAACACCAGTCTCTGacaccacagcagcagcaaccagctCCGCAGCAACATCCGGGTCATTATGTGCCCATCGTACACAGTGGAGTGCCTCCGCCGCCACCAGGACATGGCATTGCCATTGTCGATGGGCAAACAGTGACCTATGACAGTTATCCTGTGATCCCGGGACTGGGAGTACCACAGCTCCATCCGCAGCCACAACAGACGACCCCGCAGCAACACTTGCAGCAGACAATCTCGCCTAGCTCGAGCACCACTTCTGGACTCTCCACACAGGCTAGTGAGCACAGTCTGCACCAGAACAAGGACAAGCTGGTCAAACAGCAGCAGTCAG GAGCCAGCAACCTGCAACCTGATATCGAAGTTCACACCTTGGAAGCCATCGATCCTCGTTCCATTCGCATTGTTTTCACCGTTCCCCAGGTCTATGTGAACCTCCATGGACGCGTGGAGCTGCGCTACTCGAATGGACCCAGTAACGACACATCCACATGGGAACAGCAGATCTTTGCTCCGCCCGAGGACCTCATTGCCACATCCCAGATGGAGTTCGATCTACCCAGTCTTGAACCAAACTCACTGTACAAAGTGAAGATCACTTTAATTCTTCGTGATCTGAACTCGCAGCCCACGAGCAGTATCTACACCGTAAAGACACCGCCTGAAAGGACCATCACTCCCCCACCTCCGTTCCCCGATTACAGGCCAGACTTCCAGGACATCTTTAAGAACGTAGAGGACCCAGAGCTGACGGTCAGCGAAACAAACGCCAGCTGGTTGCAGTTGACATGGAAGAAACTGGGCGACGACCAAATGGAATACGTTGATGGAGTTCAACTGCGCTACAAGGAACTGACGGGCATGATCTACTCCTCAACGCCTCTGATCCATCGCACATTGACCAGCTACACCATCCAGAACCTTCAGCCGGATACGGGCTACGAGATCGGGCTTTACTACATTCCATTGGCAGGACACGGAGCTGAATTGCGTGCGGGACACATGATTAAGGTGCGAACTGCCCAGAAGGTGGACGTGTATGGCTTTGATGTGACCGTAAACGTGACCAAGGTGAAGACCCAAAGTGTCGAGATCTCATGGAATGGAGTGCCCTATCCGGAGGACAAATTCGTGCACATTTATCGTGCCATCTACCAGAGCGACGCTGGTAAGGAGGACTCCAGCGTCTTCAAGGTGGCGAAGCGAGACAGCACCACTGGTACCCTGATCATGGATCTCAAACCAGGCACCAAGTACCGCCTCTGGCTGGAAATGTACCTCACCAACGGCAACACCAAGAAGAGCAATGTTGTCAACTTCATTACGAAGCCAGGTGGTCCGTCCACTCCCGGAAAGACTG GAAAACTCCTAACCGCGGGAACGGACCAGCCCGTGGGCGACTACTACGGCCCGCTTGTGGTGGTTTCTGTGATCGCTGCCTTGGCGATTATGTCTACTTTGGCCCTGCTACTGATCATCACCAGGAGACGAGTTCATCAAACGGCATCCATCACGCCACCACGAAAAAGCGACGCTGCCTATGATAATCCCTCATACAAAGTGGAGATCCAACAGGAGACTATGA ATCTGTAA